In Anseongella ginsenosidimutans, one genomic interval encodes:
- the lptC gene encoding LPS export ABC transporter periplasmic protein LptC — MAGRLGYIGKMGVLGGALLGGLCFWGCENDLSKVNTISSKLFEVSVETSRGIQITYSDSTKVKAVMSSPLLMSYQTEEPYDLMPEGLHVEFYNDSLEVESTLTAKYGRRDLEKKTMEVRDSVVVVSADGRILETERLVWEEEGDRIYSDRFVKITAPNGDVNQGIGLETNSSFKPYKILEFTGPITIKASERDSLSRQDSLSRADSLPASGAPAAPGVPAE, encoded by the coding sequence TTGGCTGGACGGTTGGGGTATATTGGGAAAATGGGGGTGCTGGGCGGGGCGCTGCTGGGGGGGCTTTGTTTTTGGGGGTGTGAAAACGATCTTTCGAAGGTTAATACTATTTCTTCCAAGTTGTTTGAGGTGTCGGTGGAAACCAGCCGGGGGATACAGATCACTTATAGCGATTCTACGAAAGTGAAGGCGGTGATGAGCAGTCCGCTGCTGATGTCTTACCAGACCGAAGAACCGTATGACCTGATGCCGGAAGGCCTTCATGTTGAATTTTATAACGATAGCCTGGAAGTAGAAAGCACGCTCACCGCGAAGTATGGCCGGCGCGACCTGGAAAAGAAAACGATGGAAGTGCGTGACAGCGTGGTTGTTGTGAGCGCTGACGGCCGCATCCTGGAAACCGAACGGCTGGTTTGGGAAGAAGAAGGGGACAGGATCTATTCTGACCGGTTTGTGAAGATTACCGCTCCTAATGGCGACGTGAACCAGGGGATTGGCCTTGAGACAAACTCCAGCTTCAAGCCTTATAAAATACTGGAATTTACCGGGCCTATTACTATCAAGGCCAGCGAGCGTGATTCCCTTTCCCGGCAGGATTCTCTTTCCCGCGCGGATTCCTTGCCGGCTTCCGGCGCCCCGGCGGCTCCCGGCGTTCCGGCGGAATAA
- a CDS encoding Uma2 family endonuclease — protein sequence MYTSIPFSVMDIFKQLPESTRRFHALKNILVVEPAPVYAHQDILGSINYELYSYVRRHKLGKVLVSPVDVYLNEEHVFQPDILFISNRRLPVINKKGIFGAPDLIVEILSPSTAKYDRGQKKDIYERCGVSEYWLVDPETCVSEGFHLKNGSFQALPAARGIIKSVLLGETFRFQ from the coding sequence ATGTATACTAGTATCCCCTTTTCGGTCATGGATATATTCAAACAACTCCCCGAAAGTACACGCAGGTTTCATGCTTTGAAAAACATACTCGTCGTGGAGCCGGCGCCTGTTTACGCTCATCAGGATATCCTTGGCAGCATAAACTACGAGCTGTATTCCTACGTCAGGCGGCACAAGCTGGGAAAGGTTTTAGTTTCCCCGGTTGATGTCTATCTTAACGAGGAGCATGTGTTTCAACCTGACATTCTTTTTATCAGCAACCGGCGCCTGCCTGTGATAAATAAGAAAGGGATTTTCGGAGCGCCGGACTTGATTGTGGAAATACTATCTCCTTCTACGGCCAAATACGACCGCGGCCAGAAAAAAGACATATATGAACGCTGCGGGGTAAGCGAATACTGGCTGGTTGATCCTGAAACCTGCGTTTCCGAAGGCTTTCATTTAAAAAACGGCAGCTTTCAGGCGCTTCCCGCGGCCAGGGGAATAATTAAGTCTGTCTTACTCGGCGAAACGTTCCGGTTTCAATAG
- a CDS encoding SIS domain-containing protein: MKQSSQELKKFSSQIRFALDNYTPHGISKDSLNAVMICGVGDSGIAGNIVKDYFQDKLDLPLSTTSGYLLPRYAGRNTLVIVWSYSGDNEEALAVYDIARERGCRLIVISSGGALSEKARGQEVTLYPAEAGVSSGMALGYALTYLFQAIFELLGVYKKPDLLKIAASLENSNDYLQHSAQLTQHFRESLQYKFIVVCDAFFEGVASRFCQQVNQVARSEAFINVLPEGGYHVLDSYHQKLNSNFIFLNSRLSAPTNLRFSQVKKLLEKQGMEPLELLIADASLNSLFHITHLLDWVALQIAGVAIVSGDVANDNTRPAGTAANITGAAAAGNTAAGTAARAGITAASS, encoded by the coding sequence ATGAAACAAAGCAGTCAGGAGTTGAAGAAATTTTCTTCCCAGATAAGGTTCGCCCTTGATAATTATACCCCGCACGGAATTAGTAAAGATTCGCTGAATGCCGTTATGATCTGCGGCGTCGGTGATTCAGGCATTGCCGGAAACATCGTAAAGGATTATTTCCAGGATAAACTGGATCTGCCCCTTAGTACCACGTCCGGTTACCTGCTGCCCCGGTACGCTGGCAGGAATACGCTCGTGATCGTCTGGTCGTATTCCGGCGACAACGAGGAAGCCCTGGCCGTGTATGACATTGCCCGGGAGCGCGGATGCCGCCTTATCGTTATCAGTTCGGGAGGCGCGCTGAGCGAAAAAGCCCGCGGGCAGGAAGTAACCCTTTACCCTGCGGAAGCGGGCGTTTCTTCGGGAATGGCCCTCGGTTACGCGCTTACCTATCTCTTCCAGGCCATTTTTGAGCTACTCGGCGTCTATAAAAAGCCGGACCTGCTGAAAATAGCCGCCAGCCTGGAAAACAGCAACGATTACCTGCAGCATTCCGCGCAGCTGACACAACATTTCCGGGAAAGCCTTCAGTATAAGTTCATTGTAGTATGCGATGCGTTTTTTGAAGGCGTCGCCAGCCGCTTCTGCCAGCAGGTGAACCAGGTTGCCCGCTCCGAAGCCTTTATCAATGTGCTTCCGGAAGGCGGCTACCATGTCCTGGATAGCTACCACCAGAAACTGAACAGTAATTTTATTTTCCTTAACAGCCGCCTGAGCGCGCCCACCAACCTGCGGTTCTCCCAGGTAAAAAAGCTCCTGGAAAAGCAGGGAATGGAACCCCTGGAGCTGCTGATCGCCGACGCTTCGCTCAATAGCCTGTTCCATATAACGCACCTGCTTGACTGGGTGGCCCTGCAGATCGCGGGCGTAGCCATAGTTTCCGGTGACGTAGCGAACGACAATACCAGGCCCGCCGGAACGGCTGCGAACATCACCGGCGCCGCCGCAGCCGGGAATACAGCCGCCGGCACCGCCGCCAGAGCTGGCATAACCGCCGCTAGCAGCTAA
- a CDS encoding DUF2480 family protein, which yields MEIQENIVNRVASSGLITIDPARYYTRGERVVYDVKENLFQGLILREKEFRAFLKEHDFSRYEGKLVAITCSADAIVPTWAYMLLASHMEPFAKKVVFGTPDTLETILYLEALDQLDLEQFRDKRLIIKGCADVPVPAAGYVELTNRLRKVAQSIMYGEACSTVPVYKRK from the coding sequence ATGGAAATCCAGGAGAATATTGTAAATCGCGTGGCGTCCAGCGGGCTCATCACCATTGACCCGGCCAGGTATTATACCCGGGGGGAGCGAGTGGTGTATGACGTGAAGGAGAATCTTTTCCAGGGGCTTATTCTCCGGGAAAAGGAATTCCGGGCTTTTCTGAAGGAGCATGATTTCAGTCGTTACGAGGGAAAGCTGGTGGCCATTACCTGTTCCGCCGATGCCATTGTACCTACATGGGCCTATATGCTGCTGGCTTCGCATATGGAACCCTTCGCGAAAAAAGTCGTCTTTGGTACGCCAGATACACTTGAAACCATTCTGTACCTGGAAGCCCTGGATCAGCTTGACCTGGAGCAGTTCAGGGATAAACGCTTGATCATTAAGGGATGCGCCGATGTTCCCGTGCCCGCTGCGGGCTATGTGGAACTCACTAACCGCCTCCGTAAAGTTGCGCAAAGCATCATGTACGGGGAAGCCTGTTCCACCGTTCCGGTCTATAAAAGGAAATAA
- a CDS encoding OmpA family protein — MRTVFTRILITFIAITGSLQAEAQLFRNYESEADRMFEDERYYEASLLYERLLTGEVAGGEKLAPYRPGRGPKVKPSDEEYQRVVYKLAESLRLYKNYGGAIDWYAKVLDNDDYPLAKFYHAVCLRAAARYEEALEAYNNFLEGYGKDDEFSKMSEQEIKNCEFAIEEMAEEQVDEVYKANSTINEGGGNYASVIHSDGRLIFTSTRYMANVKGTLGKFNFNNVYEADWSDTSLSSPELYNVPFQQEFHQGTVAFSPDRQTMFLTRWQGNASGVENCYIYVSRFNSGAWSEPEKLSSSVNMDGYRSFHPFVTADGKYFLFASDRPGGSGGSDIWYSEIQINGEPGDPKNLGNDINTEGADESPYLDVASGKLYFSSNGKIGMGDFDVFEANGTIGNFSEPENLGYPINSSRDDLHFTPADEEAHTGFLSSDRESVCCLELYSFEQGNLKFAVSGTITDCDDAATALEGVEVSLVNASTSAVIEEKTTGPDGNYFFDLDGSVTSYKLLLNKDGYFTKEHAFQLQENATRSDTVEVSVCLKEVEVDKPIVISNIYYDFDKATLRPESKVTLDSLAGVLRLNPNMVVEMSAHTDAIGTEAYNEDLSQRRAQSCVDYLISVGIPTEKLIAKGYGESRPIAPNTNPDGSDNPDGRQLNRRTEFKVVKTLDE, encoded by the coding sequence ATGAGAACGGTCTTTACAAGAATATTGATCACCTTTATTGCCATTACTGGCAGCCTGCAGGCAGAGGCGCAACTTTTCCGGAACTATGAGTCGGAAGCGGATCGTATGTTTGAGGATGAGCGCTATTACGAAGCCTCCCTGCTGTACGAACGCCTGCTCACAGGAGAAGTCGCCGGCGGAGAAAAGCTGGCCCCCTACCGTCCCGGGCGCGGCCCGAAAGTCAAACCTTCGGACGAAGAATACCAGCGCGTAGTTTATAAACTGGCTGAATCCCTGCGCTTATATAAGAACTACGGCGGCGCCATCGACTGGTACGCCAAAGTGCTGGATAATGATGACTATCCCCTTGCTAAATTTTACCACGCGGTTTGCCTTCGAGCAGCCGCCAGGTACGAGGAAGCCCTGGAAGCGTACAATAACTTCCTGGAAGGTTATGGCAAGGACGATGAGTTCAGCAAAATGTCTGAACAGGAGATCAAAAACTGCGAGTTTGCCATTGAAGAAATGGCCGAAGAACAAGTTGACGAGGTTTATAAAGCGAATTCCACCATCAATGAAGGGGGAGGGAACTATGCTTCGGTCATTCACAGCGATGGCCGGCTGATCTTCACCTCCACCCGTTACATGGCGAACGTAAAAGGAACCCTCGGAAAATTCAATTTCAACAATGTTTACGAAGCGGACTGGTCTGATACCAGCCTTTCTTCCCCTGAATTGTACAATGTTCCCTTCCAGCAAGAATTTCACCAGGGAACCGTTGCCTTTTCGCCCGATCGTCAAACGATGTTCCTTACCCGCTGGCAGGGTAATGCAAGCGGTGTAGAGAATTGCTATATCTATGTAAGCCGCTTCAACAGCGGCGCCTGGTCGGAGCCCGAAAAACTGAGCAGCTCCGTGAACATGGACGGTTACCGCAGTTTCCATCCTTTTGTCACCGCTGACGGAAAATACTTCCTTTTTGCATCCGACCGTCCCGGCGGATCAGGAGGCAGCGACATCTGGTATAGCGAGATCCAGATCAACGGCGAGCCCGGCGACCCCAAGAACCTGGGAAACGATATTAATACCGAAGGCGCGGATGAGAGCCCCTACCTGGACGTAGCGAGCGGAAAGCTTTATTTCAGCTCCAACGGAAAAATAGGTATGGGTGATTTCGATGTGTTCGAAGCCAATGGAACGATCGGCAATTTTTCCGAACCCGAAAACCTTGGCTACCCGATCAATTCCAGCCGTGACGACCTCCATTTTACGCCCGCGGATGAAGAAGCCCATACAGGGTTCCTTAGTTCCGACAGGGAATCAGTATGCTGCCTGGAGCTTTATTCGTTTGAGCAGGGCAATCTTAAGTTTGCGGTCAGCGGAACCATTACCGACTGTGACGATGCCGCTACCGCCCTGGAAGGCGTAGAAGTAAGCCTGGTTAATGCCAGCACCTCAGCGGTGATCGAAGAAAAAACCACCGGCCCTGACGGCAATTACTTCTTTGACCTGGATGGCAGTGTGACCAGCTATAAGCTGCTACTGAACAAGGACGGTTATTTCACCAAAGAGCATGCGTTCCAGCTCCAGGAAAACGCGACCCGCTCCGATACAGTAGAAGTTTCCGTCTGTCTCAAGGAAGTGGAGGTAGACAAGCCGATCGTTATTTCTAATATTTATTATGATTTCGATAAGGCAACACTTCGTCCCGAATCAAAAGTAACGCTTGATTCCCTGGCAGGCGTATTGCGCCTGAATCCGAACATGGTCGTGGAAATGAGCGCGCATACGGACGCCATCGGTACCGAAGCCTACAACGAAGATCTTTCCCAGCGCAGGGCGCAGTCATGCGTTGATTACCTGATCAGCGTAGGTATTCCCACTGAAAAACTTATAGCAAAAGGCTATGGCGAAAGCCGGCCGATTGCCCCGAATACAAATCCCGACGGCAGCGATAACCCGGACGGCCGCCAGTTGAACAGGCGCACGGAGTTCAAAGTCGTGAAAACACTCGATGAATGA
- the purQ gene encoding phosphoribosylformylglycinamidine synthase subunit PurQ: MKFGVVIFPGSNCDHDTTYLLDNTLGQEVVELWHKDHDLQNCDFIILPGGFSFGDYLRSGAIARFSPIMREVIAFAEKGGYVLGICNGFQILCEAGLLPGALLHNPTRKFICTNSCLKVQTADTIITSQVNPDRPLRIPVAHGEGSYYARPEILQQLNSNDQVLFRYCDTQGNFTPESNPNGSVENIAGICNQGRNVFGMMPHPERAADPALGNQDGLAVFQSILHGHDLVQS, from the coding sequence ATGAAATTCGGCGTTGTTATTTTCCCGGGTTCCAATTGCGACCACGATACTACTTACCTGCTTGACAATACATTAGGACAGGAAGTAGTGGAGCTTTGGCATAAAGACCACGATCTGCAGAACTGTGATTTTATTATTCTTCCCGGCGGGTTTTCCTTTGGTGACTACCTGCGTTCGGGAGCTATTGCGCGATTTTCCCCTATCATGCGGGAAGTGATCGCCTTCGCAGAAAAGGGGGGATACGTGCTGGGTATCTGCAACGGGTTCCAGATTCTTTGCGAGGCCGGGCTGCTGCCGGGAGCGCTGCTCCACAACCCTACCCGGAAGTTCATTTGTACCAATAGCTGCCTGAAAGTGCAAACCGCTGATACGATAATCACCTCGCAGGTGAACCCGGACCGGCCCCTGCGTATTCCGGTAGCCCACGGGGAAGGCAGTTATTATGCCAGGCCTGAAATACTGCAGCAGCTGAACAGCAATGACCAGGTGCTTTTCAGGTACTGTGACACCCAGGGAAATTTTACCCCGGAATCCAACCCCAACGGCTCTGTTGAAAACATAGCAGGAATATGCAACCAGGGACGCAACGTATTCGGTATGATGCCTCATCCCGAGCGCGCCGCGGATCCTGCCCTGGGCAACCAGGACGGCCTTGCCGTGTTCCAGTCCATCCTGCATGGCCATGATCTTGTACAAAGCTGA
- a CDS encoding DUF3108 domain-containing protein: MKYGFINAANGTLSVQKSDRQFRGQEAWHLKAEGKTVSAVALVMKVRNKYNSYISAQSLMPFLFTESVKEGSYSRDSYVRFDRDNKIVNTNKGVFDIKKNTLDVLSAFYYARSLDVSQLSTGESIKLSYFIDDEEYSMVIKYLGKEEIKTDFGRMECLKFTPSLIEGRIFRDDSDMYLWITNDANRIPVKAKVEILIGSLTLELEDYDNLKYPLGTSLASVSNR; encoded by the coding sequence ATCAAGTACGGCTTTATCAACGCAGCCAACGGAACACTTAGCGTGCAAAAGTCCGACCGCCAGTTCCGCGGGCAGGAAGCCTGGCACCTGAAGGCCGAAGGCAAGACCGTAAGCGCCGTGGCGCTGGTCATGAAAGTGCGCAATAAATATAATTCCTATATAAGCGCCCAATCGCTGATGCCCTTCCTATTCACCGAATCGGTAAAGGAAGGCAGCTATTCCCGGGATAGTTACGTCCGGTTTGACCGGGATAACAAGATCGTAAACACGAATAAAGGCGTCTTCGATATAAAAAAGAATACGCTGGATGTGCTTTCGGCCTTTTACTACGCCCGCTCCCTGGACGTGTCGCAATTAAGTACCGGGGAATCCATTAAACTCTCCTACTTCATTGATGATGAAGAATATTCCATGGTGATCAAATACCTTGGAAAGGAAGAAATTAAAACGGATTTCGGAAGAATGGAATGCCTGAAATTTACCCCCTCCCTGATTGAGGGTCGCATTTTCCGGGATGACAGCGACATGTACCTCTGGATCACCAACGATGCCAACCGTATCCCGGTAAAAGCCAAGGTAGAGATCCTCATCGGCTCCCTTACCCTGGAACTTGAGGACTACGATAACCTGAAATATCCGCTGGGCACTTCCCTGGCCTCCGTCTCTAACAGGTAA
- a CDS encoding DUF3109 family protein: MLEHHETLVHEDVMKEEFVCNLSRCRGACCVQGNAGAPLEDEELKLLEECYPAVKPYLTPKGIAVIEKEGLHVKDFEGDQTTPCVDGDKECAYTIFEGGQAKCGIEKAWLEGKTSFRKPISCHLYPIRITKYPEFEILNYDRWSICSDACSLGAELKVPVYRFLKDALIRKYGEAWYQGLEQSAAASEI, from the coding sequence ATGCTGGAACACCACGAAACGCTGGTTCACGAAGATGTGATGAAGGAGGAATTTGTCTGCAATCTCAGCAGATGCCGCGGAGCCTGCTGCGTGCAGGGAAATGCCGGCGCCCCCCTGGAAGATGAAGAATTGAAGCTGCTGGAAGAATGTTATCCCGCTGTAAAACCCTACCTGACTCCCAAAGGCATTGCCGTTATTGAAAAAGAAGGCCTGCATGTAAAGGATTTCGAAGGCGACCAAACCACTCCCTGCGTGGACGGGGACAAGGAATGCGCCTACACCATTTTCGAAGGCGGACAAGCCAAATGCGGCATTGAAAAAGCCTGGCTGGAAGGGAAAACCAGCTTCCGGAAACCCATTTCCTGCCATTTATACCCCATCCGCATCACCAAATACCCGGAGTTTGAAATCCTGAACTATGACCGCTGGAGCATCTGCTCCGATGCCTGCTCCTTAGGCGCCGAGCTGAAAGTTCCCGTGTACCGCTTCCTGAAGGACGCGCTTATCCGTAAATACGGCGAAGCCTGGTACCAGGGGCTGGAGCAGTCCGCCGCCGCTTCGGAAATTTAA
- a CDS encoding PorP/SprF family type IX secretion system membrane protein — MKTYIKTFLITALLGGVVAGASAQDPHLSQYYSSPLFLNPALTGMFNGEYRVSGNQKTQWGSITNPYSTSVASVDALLSNKLGVGGYVLHQTAGDGGYKNTNVFASASYYVNFGQNGDGYLVFGLQGGLVNKTFDQNGLYFSEQYRPGMGYDPSIPSGENFADNNALYADFNAGVFIFDANPLKVANPFLGYSVFHLLRPKETLFSSEYQLPMRHLVHAGAKLRVSESVDITPHALFMRQVEAQEFSTGVYGEYHFPYNNNHLLFGTTYRWNDAVVPYVGFQISNILIGVSYDVNTSGLNPASFHRGGFEFSLSFIKPGESNVPLFFCPRL, encoded by the coding sequence ATGAAAACGTACATAAAAACGTTCCTGATTACAGCATTGCTGGGAGGCGTCGTTGCCGGCGCCTCCGCCCAGGACCCGCACTTATCGCAATATTACTCTTCCCCCTTATTTCTAAACCCGGCGTTAACCGGGATGTTTAACGGGGAATACCGGGTCAGCGGTAACCAGAAAACCCAGTGGGGAAGCATCACCAATCCCTACAGTACGTCGGTGGCGTCCGTTGACGCCCTGCTTTCCAATAAGCTGGGTGTCGGCGGCTATGTCCTGCATCAAACCGCCGGTGACGGGGGCTATAAGAACACCAACGTGTTCGCATCTGCCTCCTATTATGTGAATTTCGGCCAGAACGGTGACGGCTATCTTGTTTTCGGCCTGCAGGGCGGACTCGTCAACAAGACCTTCGATCAGAACGGACTGTACTTTTCCGAGCAGTACCGCCCGGGAATGGGTTATGATCCTTCTATTCCCAGCGGGGAGAACTTCGCCGATAACAATGCCCTTTACGCGGACTTTAATGCCGGCGTATTCATTTTTGACGCGAATCCCCTGAAAGTGGCCAACCCCTTCTTAGGATATTCGGTATTCCACTTGCTCCGGCCCAAGGAAACGCTTTTCAGCAGCGAGTACCAGCTTCCCATGCGGCACCTGGTGCATGCAGGCGCCAAGCTGAGAGTATCTGAAAGCGTGGACATCACCCCTCATGCCTTATTCATGAGACAAGTAGAAGCCCAGGAGTTTTCAACAGGGGTGTATGGCGAATACCATTTCCCTTATAATAATAATCACCTGTTATTCGGTACTACCTACCGCTGGAACGATGCGGTGGTGCCTTATGTTGGATTTCAGATCAGCAATATTCTTATCGGGGTAAGTTATGATGTGAATACTTCCGGGCTAAACCCGGCCAGTTTCCACAGGGGCGGCTTCGAGTTTTCGCTTTCCTTTATTAAACCCGGCGAAAGTAATGTACCATTGTTCTTCTGTCCGAGACTATAA
- a CDS encoding type III pantothenate kinase, with protein sequence MNSRKEFLGGAISPGLNMRFLAMHTFTGKLPLITLDKEYDEFLGRDTRESMLSGVQAGSLAETLYMIGAYAEQYPGLRVFLCGGDAEFFDKRLKNSIFADRIVLDRELILKGLDRVLNYQYK encoded by the coding sequence CTGAACAGCAGGAAGGAGTTCCTGGGCGGGGCCATTTCCCCCGGGCTGAATATGCGCTTCCTGGCGATGCATACTTTTACCGGCAAACTGCCGTTGATAACATTGGATAAAGAGTATGATGAGTTCCTTGGAAGGGATACGCGCGAATCCATGTTATCGGGCGTACAGGCCGGATCGCTGGCCGAAACCCTGTACATGATCGGCGCCTACGCAGAGCAATACCCCGGGCTCCGGGTGTTTTTATGCGGCGGGGACGCGGAATTCTTTGATAAAAGGTTGAAAAATAGCATCTTTGCCGACCGTATTGTGCTGGACAGGGAATTAATCCTGAAAGGACTCGATCGGGTATTAAACTATCAATATAAATGA
- a CDS encoding peptidylprolyl isomerase: protein MILNTLREKAGYLLIGFIGLAIVGFLFSDAVSSGAPFWAEARNQVGKIAGEKVSYEEFSTQVEQATQQMMASTGQSSANPQVTSYAIQQVWRTMLEKAIYSEELEKLGLATGSEELALAMTGDNPHPIARQALGGGQGGYSSEMALQIYRNRASMPLQQQQMLLELEQQVKLANTVEKYIDMVSSGIYITSLEMQRFHESSQKTAAVSFVKLDYNSVSDTAANISDQDLEAYYKENKYKYKEEEELRSFDYVVFDVIPSAEDTAAALEEVTQLAEQFRTTANDSLFYMSNATTKAPLGFVKESNLSPELSENLFNAEVGTVYGPYFENGAYKVAKLLDAANRPDSVRASHILVSAASHPNPVERREIADSLLQRIRSGASSFGVLARENSADSVSGAQGGDLGYFGPADMLPEFANAAFEGETGDIETVETMYGTHLLKIDDQKNSSRAVKIAVIDKPLEASQQTTRAIYANANAFAGSLSGEGNFEAKAQEAGLVTRVAENVTAIDFFVPGLTEPREVIRWAFEAELGDVSQLFDLNDRYIIARLTEIRPEGFAPLEVVRNEVEQEVRRLKKGELLSEKFNQAAQGASSLDAVAQKLGDSTRTAQNVNFSNPMVAGAGYEPSLVGAIFGSEAGKMQGPVVGMTGVFGFSVQNFSEPAPIADPAATKASMAERYRQQYLGFLFEALQDKTKIIDNRAKFY from the coding sequence ATGATATTAAATACTTTACGTGAAAAGGCTGGTTACCTGCTTATTGGTTTCATCGGGTTGGCCATCGTGGGCTTTCTCTTCAGTGATGCAGTAAGCTCCGGCGCTCCGTTTTGGGCAGAAGCAAGGAATCAAGTGGGCAAAATAGCGGGTGAAAAGGTATCCTATGAAGAATTCAGTACCCAGGTAGAACAAGCTACCCAGCAGATGATGGCCTCCACCGGGCAATCATCCGCCAATCCCCAGGTTACTTCGTATGCCATACAGCAGGTATGGAGAACCATGCTTGAAAAAGCGATCTATTCTGAGGAACTGGAAAAACTCGGGCTGGCAACAGGCTCCGAGGAGCTGGCCCTGGCGATGACGGGAGACAATCCGCATCCCATTGCCAGACAAGCCTTAGGCGGCGGCCAGGGCGGGTATTCGTCCGAGATGGCGCTGCAGATCTACCGGAACCGCGCCTCCATGCCGCTGCAGCAGCAGCAGATGCTGCTCGAGCTGGAGCAGCAGGTGAAGCTGGCCAATACCGTTGAAAAGTACATTGACATGGTCTCTTCCGGGATTTATATTACTTCCCTGGAAATGCAGCGTTTTCATGAAAGTAGCCAGAAAACTGCCGCGGTGTCTTTTGTAAAGCTTGATTATAATTCTGTTTCCGATACGGCGGCGAATATTTCCGACCAGGACCTGGAAGCCTATTATAAAGAGAACAAGTATAAATATAAGGAGGAAGAAGAACTGCGTTCATTCGATTACGTCGTATTTGACGTAATACCTTCCGCTGAAGATACAGCCGCTGCGCTGGAAGAAGTTACACAGCTGGCGGAACAATTCCGGACCACGGCCAACGATTCGCTGTTCTATATGTCCAATGCGACCACGAAGGCCCCGCTCGGCTTTGTGAAGGAAAGTAATTTAAGCCCTGAACTGTCGGAGAACCTCTTTAATGCGGAGGTTGGTACGGTTTACGGGCCTTATTTTGAGAATGGAGCCTATAAGGTGGCCAAATTACTGGATGCAGCCAACAGGCCTGATTCTGTACGCGCCAGTCATATCCTTGTTAGTGCGGCGAGCCATCCTAACCCGGTTGAGCGCCGCGAAATTGCCGACAGCTTGCTGCAACGTATCCGTTCAGGAGCATCCAGCTTCGGTGTGCTGGCCCGGGAAAACTCTGCCGATTCCGTGTCCGGAGCGCAGGGAGGCGACCTGGGGTATTTCGGCCCTGCGGATATGCTGCCTGAATTTGCAAATGCCGCCTTTGAAGGCGAAACAGGCGACATAGAAACCGTGGAAACCATGTACGGTACCCACCTTCTGAAAATAGACGACCAGAAGAACAGTTCGCGCGCCGTGAAGATCGCGGTAATCGACAAGCCGCTGGAAGCCAGTCAGCAAACTACCCGTGCTATTTATGCCAATGCCAATGCTTTTGCCGGCTCGCTTAGCGGGGAAGGTAATTTTGAAGCCAAGGCGCAGGAAGCCGGGCTGGTAACCCGCGTGGCTGAGAACGTGACGGCTATCGACTTTTTCGTGCCAGGCCTTACCGAGCCCCGGGAAGTGATCCGGTGGGCTTTTGAGGCCGAGCTGGGAGACGTTTCGCAGTTATTCGACCTTAACGACCGTTATATCATTGCCCGTCTTACGGAGATCCGCCCGGAAGGATTTGCTCCTTTGGAGGTGGTACGTAATGAAGTAGAGCAGGAAGTCCGCCGCCTTAAAAAAGGAGAACTGCTCTCCGAAAAATTCAACCAGGCGGCTCAGGGCGCGTCCAGCCTGGACGCGGTTGCCCAAAAGTTGGGGGATTCCACCCGCACCGCGCAGAACGTGAACTTCAGCAATCCCATGGTGGCGGGAGCAGGGTACGAACCCTCGCTCGTAGGCGCTATTTTCGGATCGGAAGCCGGCAAAATGCAGGGGCCTGTAGTGGGTATGACAGGGGTATTCGGATTTTCGGTGCAAAACTTCAGCGAACCGGCGCCCATTGCCGATCCTGCTGCTACAAAGGCTTCCATGGCAGAAAGATATCGTCAGCAGTACCTTGGATTTTTGTTTGAGGCGCTCCAGGATAAGACCAAGATCATTGATAACAGGGCCAAGTTCTATTAG
- a CDS encoding type III pantothenate kinase gives MINLAIDIGNSRTKIAFFENAALIEAHSYRNQATAELKGLVDKYTPAKAVLSSVVEPDPALLAYLEQHTNLSYFPGSLRLPLENKYHSPATLGADRLAAVIGAGPTGKTAIAW, from the coding sequence TTGATAAACCTGGCAATTGATATAGGTAATTCAAGAACCAAGATTGCCTTTTTTGAGAACGCCGCGCTGATTGAAGCTCATTCTTACCGAAATCAGGCGACAGCGGAATTAAAAGGCCTCGTGGACAAATACACGCCCGCGAAAGCAGTCTTGTCAAGCGTCGTTGAGCCCGATCCCGCTTTACTTGCTTACCTGGAGCAACATACCAACCTGTCTTATTTTCCGGGAAGCCTGCGCCTTCCGCTGGAGAACAAATATCATAGCCCCGCTACCCTGGGCGCCGACCGCCTTGCCGCTGTGATCGGGGCGGGGCCTACGGGGAAAACAGCGATAGCCTGGTAA